CACATAAGCTATGATCCCTTTGACTTTAAGATAGGTCTTTTCCTGTAGGTGTTTTAGTAGAGACTCTGTTTGGTCTTGTGAAAGTTTTGATTTGCTACCGCCTCGAGGGCTACTTCCAGTTTTATTTTCGGAATCATATTCTCTGGAGGTATTCCTGAACAGTGATAGGGCTTATCCG
This is a stretch of genomic DNA from Candidatus Rhabdochlamydia oedothoracis. It encodes these proteins:
- a CDS encoding helix-turn-helix domain-containing protein; translated protein: MFRNTSREYDSENKTGSSPRGGSKSKLSQDQTESLLKHLQEKTYLKVKGIIAYVHEQYGIKYSRSGMTDWFIQHGFAYKRPKSLFKIFSKVEQ